A window from Macaca thibetana thibetana isolate TM-01 chromosome 7, ASM2454274v1, whole genome shotgun sequence encodes these proteins:
- the NGB gene encoding neuroglobin — protein sequence MERPEPELIRQSWRAVSRSPLEHGTVLFARLFALEPDLLPLFQYNCRQFSSPEDCLSSPEFLDHIRKVMLVIDAAVTNVEDLSSLEEYLASLGRKHRAVGVKLSSFSTVGESLLYMLEKCLGPAFTPATRAAWSQLYGAVVQAMSRGWDSE from the exons ATGGAGCGCCCAGAGCCCGAGCTGATCCGGCAGAGCTGGCGGGCGGTGAGCCGCAGCCCGCTGGAGCACGGCACCGTCCTGTTCGCCAG GCTGTTTGCCCTGGAGCCTGACCTGCTGCCCCTCTTCCAGTACAACTGCCGCCAGTTCTCCAGCCCAGAGGACTGTCTCTCCTCACCTGAGTTCCTGGACCACATCAGGAAG GTGATGCTCGTGATTGATGCTGCGGTGACCAATGTGGAAGACCTGTCCTCACTGGAGGAGTACCTTGCCAGCCTGGGCAGGAAGCACCGGGCAGTGGGTGTGAAGCTCAGCTCCTTCTCG ACAGTGGGTGAATCTCTGCTCTACATGCTGGAGAAGTGTCTGGGCCCTGCCTTCACACCAGCCACACGGGCCGCCTGGAGCCAGCTCTACGGGGCTGTGGTGCAGGCCATGAGTCGAGGCTGGGACAGCGAGTAA